The Arvicanthis niloticus isolate mArvNil1 chromosome 2, mArvNil1.pat.X, whole genome shotgun sequence genome includes a window with the following:
- the Surf6 gene encoding surfeit locus protein 6, with protein sequence MASLLAKDAYLQDLAKKICSQSGPERQRSKWAIRTKGSEAAGPPKKKRKKTQKKSQKQEQKAMELKTKPLGKKSPTSSGAKKPMVSKQENSSSLGSPEDNKGTAPDSVFALDFLRQRLHEKIQLARGQGSTKELSAATLEKRQRRKQERERKKRKRKELRAKQQVAEDEKKEEPVKEPPKMACKELRESGLMFNKVEVTEEEPASKAQRKKEKRQRVKGNLTPLTGRNYRQLLDRLQARQGRLEELRDQDAAKAQELEAKMKWTNLLYKAEGVKIRDDERLLQEALKRKEKRRAQRQRKWEKRSEHVVEKMQQRQDKRRQNLRKKKAARTERRLQKARKKGRVLPQDLERAGLS encoded by the exons CCATCAGAACAAAAGGCTCAGAAGCTGCTGgacccccaaaaaagaaaaggaagaaaacacaaaagaagtctcaaaagCAGGAACAGAAAGCTATGGAGCTCAAGACTAAACCCCTGGGCAAGAAGTCTCCCACTTCTTCTGGGGCCAAGAAACCAATGGTATCCAAACAAGAGAACTCCAGCTCCCTGGGGTCTCCTGAAG ATAATAAAGGCACAGCACCTGACTCTGTCTTTGCGCTGGATTTCCTGCGACAACGGCTACATGAAAAGATCCAGCTGGCCCGGGGCCAG GGTAGCACCAAGGAGTTGTCTGCTGCCACTCTAGaaaaaagacagaggagaaagcagGAGAGGGAACGGAAGAAGAGGAAGCGGAAGGAGCTCCGAGCAAAGCAGCAGGTTGCAGAGGATGAGAAAAAGGAGGAGCCAGTCAAGGAGCCCCCAAAAATGGCCTGCAAGGAGCTGAGGGAATCGGGGTTGATGTTTAATAAG GTGGAAGTAACTGAGGAGGAGCCAGCCAGTAAGGCCCAGCGCAAGAAGGAGAAGCGGCAGAGGGTGAAAGGGAACTTGACACCACTGACAGGTAGAAACTACAGGCAGCTGCTGGACCGACTGCAGGCACGGCAGGGCCGGCTGGAGGAGCTTCGTGATCAGGATGCAGCCAAGGCCCAGGAGCTGGAGGCCAAGATGAAGTGGACCAACTTGCTGTACAAGGCTGAGGGTGTGAAGATCAGGGACGATGAACGCCTGCTGCAAGAGGCCCTGAAGCGCAAAGAGAAGCGCAGGGCACAGCGGCAGCGCAAGTGGGAGAAGCGTTCGGAGCACGTGGTGGAGAAGATGCAGCAGCGACAGGATAAGCGGCGCCAGAACCTGCGCAAGAAGAAGGCAGCTCGGACTGAGCGACGGTTACAGAAGGCCCGTAAGAAGGGCCGGGTGCTGCCCCAGGACCTGGAGCGCGCAGGCCTCTCCTGA